A stretch of the Cellulomonas sp. WB94 genome encodes the following:
- a CDS encoding ComEC/Rec2 family competence protein: MRDGLDLRLVPSACAAWLAATAVVVMSPRVACVLAAVAGAACAGTVALTRRRGRFVSVDVEVVGPPGIQDRTGTVGRAGAVGRAGAVRQAGAVGQVVLVLAALSVVLGTGAAQLVARQAGGIATLAADRAVVRVTGTVDSDAVPIASSWPGAPARYRIAVSTRSVEASGAESTSAAPVVVLGGSGWSDVVYGSQVAASGRLAAAEPGSRAVAILVASGPPTVLAEPGPWIAWAAPVRSALVDIASTLPGDAGALLPGVAVGDTSSMPTDLADAMRGAGLTHLTAVSGAHFALVGAAVLACAGAVRLHRRLRVVVLVVTLTGFVVLVHPGASVLRAAAMGAVGVGGLVVGRPARAMPALSAAVVALLVADPWLAREIGFVLSVLATAGLVLLAKPLAARWSGAVGTPVAYALAVPVAAQCVCAPVIILLSPTVSTYAVPANLVADLAVAPATVVGLLAALVAPWWPAAAAVLAAVAGAACWWIGAVARTAVALPGARVAWLAGPLGAALLAVATAALLALVLRERPERSDASVAVGRSVRERARQSAMALLVRATRDAIPPNDRKTTERWAGYRAHVGRRTARARRARVRRRGASRRPGRRPSHRAGP; the protein is encoded by the coding sequence GTGCGCGACGGGCTCGACCTGCGCCTCGTGCCGTCGGCGTGCGCGGCCTGGCTGGCCGCCACCGCCGTCGTGGTGATGTCGCCGCGGGTCGCGTGCGTGCTCGCCGCCGTTGCCGGCGCCGCCTGTGCCGGAACAGTCGCGCTCACCCGGCGGCGCGGTCGGTTCGTGTCCGTCGACGTCGAGGTGGTCGGGCCGCCGGGGATCCAGGACCGGACGGGGACAGTCGGGCGGGCCGGTGCGGTCGGGCGGGCCGGTGCGGTCCGGCAGGCCGGGGCAGTCGGCCAGGTCGTCCTTGTTCTGGCCGCGCTCAGCGTCGTGCTCGGGACCGGGGCAGCCCAGCTCGTCGCGCGCCAGGCGGGCGGCATCGCCACGCTCGCCGCCGACCGGGCCGTCGTCCGGGTGACCGGGACCGTCGACAGCGATGCTGTGCCGATCGCGAGCTCATGGCCAGGGGCCCCCGCGAGGTACCGGATCGCAGTCTCGACCCGGAGCGTGGAGGCGAGCGGTGCCGAGAGCACGTCGGCCGCACCGGTCGTGGTCCTCGGGGGGAGCGGATGGTCGGACGTGGTCTACGGCAGCCAGGTCGCCGCGTCCGGGAGGCTGGCGGCCGCCGAGCCGGGCTCGCGTGCCGTCGCGATCCTCGTCGCGTCGGGGCCGCCGACGGTACTCGCCGAACCCGGGCCGTGGATCGCCTGGGCCGCGCCGGTGCGTTCGGCACTCGTCGACATCGCATCGACACTGCCGGGGGACGCGGGCGCACTGCTCCCTGGTGTCGCTGTGGGGGACACCTCGTCGATGCCGACCGACCTCGCCGACGCGATGCGAGGAGCGGGTCTCACGCACCTGACGGCGGTGTCGGGTGCCCACTTCGCGCTCGTGGGGGCCGCTGTGCTGGCCTGCGCGGGCGCCGTGCGGCTGCACCGGCGGTTGCGGGTGGTCGTCCTCGTCGTGACACTGACCGGCTTCGTCGTGCTGGTCCATCCGGGCGCCAGCGTGCTGCGCGCCGCCGCGATGGGTGCGGTGGGCGTCGGCGGGCTCGTCGTCGGGCGGCCGGCTCGGGCGATGCCGGCGCTCAGCGCCGCGGTCGTCGCGCTGCTCGTCGCCGACCCATGGCTGGCACGAGAGATCGGGTTCGTCCTGTCGGTGCTGGCGACCGCCGGGCTGGTGCTCCTTGCGAAGCCGCTGGCGGCACGGTGGTCGGGTGCGGTCGGCACGCCGGTCGCCTATGCGCTCGCGGTCCCCGTCGCGGCACAGTGCGTCTGCGCGCCCGTCATCATCCTGCTCAGCCCGACGGTCTCGACGTACGCGGTGCCCGCGAACCTCGTCGCGGACCTGGCGGTCGCGCCCGCGACCGTCGTCGGGCTGCTCGCCGCTCTGGTCGCACCGTGGTGGCCGGCAGCTGCCGCGGTGCTGGCGGCCGTGGCGGGCGCCGCCTGCTGGTGGATCGGAGCCGTTGCGCGGACTGCGGTCGCGCTGCCGGGCGCACGGGTGGCCTGGCTGGCGGGCCCGCTCGGAGCTGCGCTGCTCGCCGTCGCGACTGCTGCGCTTCTCGCCCTGGTCCTGCGCGAACGGCCCGAGCGCTCCGACGCGTCCGTTGCCGTGGGGCGCTCCGTGCGCGAACGTGCCCGTCAGTCGGCCATGGCACTCTTGGTGCGTGCCACCCGCGACGCGATCCCACCGAACGACCGGAAGACCACCGAGCGGTGGGCCGGCTACCGGGCTCACGTGGGACGACGCACAGCTCGCGCCCGTCGTGCTCGTGTCCGGCGCCGAGGAGCTTCTCGCCGACCGGGCCGTCGACCGTCTCATCGGGCTGGCCCGTGA
- a CDS encoding fatty acid desaturase translates to MSSTVIESIEQPDNGRAVPGAARERQVSEFTELTKMVQSAGLLRRRYAYYWTRFAVILLLLGGTAFAFFAIGPSWWQLVVAAVLALVLGQVMFLGHDAAHRQIFVSGRWNDWASLVVANLLAGMSYGWWNHKHSRHHAKPNTLGADGDIDAGAIVFTTENLERERTGIAGWFTQRQGWFFFPLLLLEGLNLHISGVKTIFGRGAVKRRPVEMAFVTLRLGGYLAIVFWFLPVGMAFAFLGVQLGLFGLYMGASFAPNHKGMPIVPASMKISFLHRQVLLSRNIRGGRFVDLFMGGLNYQIEHHLFPSMASPSLKKVQPMVRQFCADRGISYTETTLLHSYRIVVEYLNEVGLAARDPFQCPLVTEFRAAR, encoded by the coding sequence ATGAGCAGCACCGTGATCGAGAGCATCGAGCAGCCCGACAACGGCCGCGCGGTCCCTGGCGCCGCGCGCGAGCGACAGGTCAGCGAGTTCACCGAGCTGACCAAGATGGTCCAGAGCGCCGGGCTCCTGCGCCGCCGCTACGCGTACTACTGGACGCGCTTCGCGGTCATCCTGCTCCTGCTCGGCGGCACGGCGTTCGCGTTCTTCGCCATCGGCCCGTCGTGGTGGCAGCTTGTCGTCGCCGCGGTCCTGGCGCTCGTCCTCGGGCAGGTCATGTTCCTGGGCCACGACGCAGCGCACCGGCAGATCTTCGTCTCGGGCCGCTGGAACGACTGGGCGAGCCTCGTCGTCGCCAACCTGCTGGCCGGGATGAGCTACGGCTGGTGGAACCACAAGCACAGCCGCCACCACGCCAAGCCGAACACCCTCGGCGCCGACGGCGACATCGATGCCGGCGCGATCGTGTTCACCACCGAGAACCTCGAGCGCGAGCGTACGGGGATCGCCGGGTGGTTCACCCAGCGCCAGGGATGGTTCTTCTTCCCGCTGCTGCTCCTCGAAGGCCTCAACCTCCACATCTCGGGCGTCAAGACGATCTTCGGCCGCGGCGCCGTCAAGCGCCGCCCCGTCGAGATGGCCTTCGTCACCCTGCGGCTCGGCGGCTACCTCGCGATCGTGTTCTGGTTCCTGCCGGTGGGTATGGCGTTCGCGTTCCTGGGCGTCCAGCTCGGCCTGTTCGGGCTCTACATGGGTGCCAGCTTCGCCCCGAACCACAAGGGCATGCCGATCGTCCCGGCGTCGATGAAGATCAGCTTCCTGCACCGTCAGGTCCTCCTGAGCCGCAACATCCGGGGCGGCCGGTTCGTGGACCTGTTCATGGGCGGGCTCAACTACCAGATCGAGCACCACCTGTTCCCGAGCATGGCGAGCCCGTCGCTCAAGAAGGTCCAGCCCATGGTTCGGCAGTTCTGTGCCGACCGGGGCATCTCCTACACCGAGACGACCCTGCTGCACTCCTACCGGATCGTGGTCGAGTACCTCAACGAGGTCGGCCTCGCCGCCCGCGACCCGTTCCAGTGCCCGCTCGTCACGGAGTTCCGCGCGGCCCGCTGA
- a CDS encoding helix-hairpin-helix domain-containing protein gives MRLALTAALAMGLVGGAVALRSAAVASAGLVPIELPPVGVSLSSVAADTDDARGAASTPGAATGSASTGSASVDGTGSVSTVRTSGGAVVVHVVGEVATPGVVQLAAGSRVDDAIRAAGGATERADLAALNLARVVIDGEQVVVPAPGDAVAPQTGAPPGGGTAPDGAGSGGSSSATVDLNGADAAALDALPGIGPVLAGRIVDWRQANGRFASVDQLGEVDGIGPTLLAKLRPLVRV, from the coding sequence ATGCGCCTTGCCCTGACGGCCGCGCTGGCGATGGGCCTCGTCGGTGGCGCGGTCGCCCTGAGGTCCGCCGCGGTCGCCTCAGCAGGGCTCGTGCCGATCGAGCTGCCACCCGTCGGGGTGTCGTTGTCGTCAGTCGCAGCCGACACGGATGACGCTCGTGGCGCCGCGTCGACCCCTGGAGCAGCGACCGGCTCTGCGTCGACGGGCTCTGCGTCGGTCGACGGCACCGGCTCGGTGTCCACGGTGAGGACCAGCGGTGGCGCGGTGGTCGTGCACGTCGTGGGTGAGGTTGCGACCCCCGGTGTCGTGCAGCTGGCTGCGGGCTCTCGCGTGGACGACGCGATCCGTGCTGCGGGCGGTGCGACGGAACGTGCGGACCTGGCCGCGCTCAACCTGGCGCGCGTCGTGATCGACGGAGAGCAGGTGGTGGTGCCCGCACCCGGCGACGCCGTCGCCCCGCAGACGGGAGCACCGCCGGGCGGTGGGACCGCCCCCGACGGCGCCGGGTCGGGCGGCTCGTCGTCGGCGACCGTCGACCTCAACGGCGCCGATGCTGCGGCCCTCGATGCGCTCCCGGGCATCGGCCCGGTCCTTGCGGGCAGGATCGTCGACTGGCGGCAGGCCAACGGGCGGTTCGCGTCCGTCGACCAGCTCGGTGAGGTCGACGGCATCGGTCCGACGCTGCTCGCCAAGCTCCGTCCGCTCGTGCGGGTGTGA
- a CDS encoding helicase HerA-like domain-containing protein, with protein sequence MSDAQGGTVPSVPGAAELAALKAAAAQAAAEAAEARAAAAVAAAEAAQAAADAAAQAPRVAAATAPAAAAPSAPAPPPAPAASGAAGPSEWAAKVTAGYTFAGEMLHLGALVEGDTPTTSAQVGLPLAMMNRHGLVAGATGTGKTKTLQVMTEALSAAGVPVFVADIKGDLSGLAQAGQPNDKLLARTASVGQDWHATAHPVEFYSLGGLGHGTPIRTTVTDFGPLLLSKVLGLNETQESSLGLIFHWADTQGLALLDLKDLQATIAYLIGDEGKASLKGIGGLSAATAGVILREIVTLQAQGADVFFGEPAFDVSELLRTASDGRGMISALELPSVQDRPALFSTFLMWLLADLFQVLPEVGDPAKPKLVFFFDEAHLLFADASGDFLTQVTQTVRLIRSKGVGVFFVTQSPKDVPGDVLAQLGNRVQHALRAYTPDDAKALRAAASTFPNSPYDLEEVLTTLGTGEAIVTVLSEKGAPTPVAWTRLRAPQSSMEPLPEATLTAAVAASPVSARYATAVDRESAYELLAARTASAAAESAAATAAEQQAKAADAAAKQAAKDAAARAKELDRISREMERDAASASRRTSTAQSRSRASSPLDSFLRSAGTQLGREITRSLFGTRRR encoded by the coding sequence ATGTCGGACGCGCAGGGTGGCACTGTCCCATCGGTCCCGGGCGCCGCGGAGCTCGCCGCCCTCAAGGCTGCCGCCGCGCAGGCAGCCGCCGAGGCTGCCGAGGCACGAGCCGCTGCCGCGGTCGCCGCCGCTGAGGCTGCCCAGGCCGCTGCCGACGCGGCCGCCCAGGCACCGCGCGTCGCGGCTGCCACAGCACCCGCCGCCGCTGCTCCGTCCGCCCCTGCTCCGCCCCCTGCCCCGGCCGCGTCGGGCGCAGCCGGCCCGTCCGAGTGGGCCGCCAAGGTCACGGCGGGCTACACGTTCGCCGGCGAGATGCTCCACCTCGGAGCCCTCGTGGAGGGTGACACTCCCACCACGTCCGCACAGGTGGGCCTCCCGCTCGCGATGATGAACCGCCACGGCCTCGTCGCCGGCGCGACCGGCACCGGCAAGACGAAGACGCTCCAGGTCATGACGGAGGCGCTCTCCGCCGCGGGAGTCCCCGTGTTCGTCGCGGACATCAAGGGCGACCTCTCGGGTCTCGCGCAGGCGGGTCAGCCGAACGACAAGCTGCTGGCCCGGACGGCGAGCGTCGGGCAGGACTGGCACGCGACCGCTCACCCGGTCGAGTTCTACTCCCTGGGCGGGCTCGGGCACGGCACCCCGATCCGGACCACGGTCACCGACTTCGGACCGCTCCTGCTGTCGAAGGTGCTCGGTCTGAACGAGACCCAGGAGTCGAGCCTCGGCCTCATCTTCCACTGGGCCGACACGCAGGGGCTCGCGCTGCTCGACCTCAAGGACCTCCAGGCGACGATCGCGTACCTCATCGGCGACGAGGGCAAGGCGTCGCTCAAGGGCATCGGCGGCCTGTCAGCGGCCACCGCGGGCGTGATCCTGCGCGAGATCGTCACGCTGCAGGCCCAGGGCGCCGACGTGTTCTTCGGCGAACCCGCGTTCGACGTCTCCGAGCTGCTGCGGACCGCGAGCGACGGCCGGGGCATGATCTCCGCGCTTGAGCTGCCATCCGTGCAGGACCGACCCGCGCTCTTCTCGACGTTCCTCATGTGGCTGCTCGCCGACCTGTTCCAGGTGCTGCCCGAGGTCGGTGACCCCGCGAAGCCCAAGCTCGTGTTCTTCTTCGACGAGGCGCACCTGCTGTTCGCCGACGCCTCAGGCGACTTCCTCACCCAGGTGACCCAGACGGTTCGGCTGATCCGGTCGAAGGGTGTGGGCGTGTTCTTCGTGACGCAGAGCCCCAAGGACGTGCCGGGTGACGTGCTCGCCCAGCTCGGCAACCGGGTGCAGCACGCGCTGCGCGCCTACACGCCCGACGACGCGAAGGCCCTGCGGGCGGCCGCGAGCACGTTCCCGAACTCGCCCTACGACCTCGAGGAGGTCCTGACCACCCTCGGGACCGGCGAGGCGATCGTCACGGTCCTGTCGGAGAAGGGCGCACCGACGCCCGTGGCCTGGACCCGGCTGCGCGCGCCGCAGTCGTCGATGGAGCCGCTGCCGGAGGCCACGCTCACGGCCGCGGTCGCGGCGTCCCCCGTCTCTGCCCGGTACGCGACGGCGGTCGACCGGGAGTCGGCCTACGAGCTGCTCGCGGCCCGCACGGCCAGCGCCGCCGCGGAGTCGGCGGCGGCCACGGCAGCGGAGCAGCAGGCGAAGGCGGCCGACGCCGCGGCGAAGCAGGCCGCCAAGGACGCCGCCGCCCGCGCGAAGGAGCTCGACCGGATCAGCCGAGAGATGGAGCGCGACGCGGCCAGCGCCTCCCGGCGCACCTCGACCGCGCAGAGCCGCAGCCGGGCGTCGAGCCCGCTCGACTCGTTCCTGCGGTCGGCCGGGACCCAGCTCGGACGGGAGATCACCCGCTCGCTGTTCGGGACGCGGCGCCGCTAG
- a CDS encoding MFS transporter, with protein MTDVLTSTSARRATRGGLALLALALGGFTIGTTEFATMGLLPLVAGDLGVSIPAAGHVITAYALGVVVGAPVLTTLAARVDRRVLLLWLMVAFAAANVVTAFAPSLGWLVVARFVAGLPHGAFFGVGAVLGAHVAGPGRRGRAVAMMMAGLTVANIVGVPLSTVLGQQLGWRAAFVGVGALGVITVVALLRWTPALAVEAHASVRSELGALRNRRLWVAFAGGAVGFGGMFAVYSYVSPLLTEVTGLAITTVPIVLALFGVGMTIGTLLGGRLADRSVLRTVYLGFASTIAVLVVIALTGGNAVLAITAIVALGVSSQILGLSLQTRLMDLSPTAPSLGAALCHSALNLGNATGAWLGGLVIAAGYGYLAPAWVGAALTAVGLLVVATVGRSGPHDHAVSTSGTGSHTNGSPEDDDADAALAVVR; from the coding sequence GTGACCGACGTACTGACGAGCACGTCCGCGCGACGCGCGACCCGCGGCGGCCTCGCCCTACTGGCGCTCGCGCTGGGCGGGTTCACCATCGGCACGACCGAGTTCGCCACGATGGGGCTCCTCCCCCTGGTCGCGGGGGATCTCGGCGTCTCGATCCCGGCGGCCGGGCACGTCATCACGGCGTACGCGCTCGGTGTCGTCGTGGGCGCGCCGGTGCTGACCACCCTTGCGGCCCGCGTCGACCGTCGCGTGCTGCTGCTGTGGCTCATGGTGGCGTTCGCTGCGGCGAACGTCGTGACCGCGTTCGCGCCGTCGCTCGGCTGGCTCGTCGTCGCCCGGTTCGTCGCCGGACTGCCGCACGGTGCGTTCTTCGGGGTCGGCGCCGTCCTCGGTGCCCACGTCGCGGGGCCGGGCCGACGCGGGCGTGCCGTCGCGATGATGATGGCCGGGCTCACGGTCGCGAACATCGTCGGTGTCCCGCTGTCGACCGTGCTCGGGCAGCAGCTCGGGTGGCGGGCCGCGTTCGTCGGCGTGGGGGCGCTCGGTGTCATCACGGTCGTCGCCCTGCTGCGCTGGACCCCGGCGCTCGCGGTCGAGGCCCACGCGAGCGTCCGCTCCGAGCTCGGGGCGCTCCGCAACCGGCGGCTGTGGGTCGCGTTCGCCGGCGGTGCCGTCGGTTTCGGTGGCATGTTCGCCGTCTACTCCTACGTCTCGCCCCTGCTCACCGAGGTCACCGGTCTGGCGATCACGACCGTGCCGATCGTGCTCGCGCTGTTCGGGGTCGGCATGACGATCGGCACCCTCCTCGGCGGCCGGCTCGCCGACCGGTCCGTCCTGCGGACGGTCTACCTGGGGTTCGCGAGCACGATCGCCGTCCTCGTGGTCATCGCACTCACGGGCGGCAACGCCGTCCTCGCGATCACCGCGATCGTCGCCCTGGGTGTCTCCTCGCAGATCCTCGGCCTCTCGCTGCAGACGCGGCTCATGGACCTGTCACCCACGGCGCCGTCGCTCGGTGCTGCGCTGTGCCACTCGGCCCTGAACCTCGGGAACGCGACCGGTGCCTGGCTCGGCGGCCTGGTCATCGCCGCCGGGTACGGCTACCTTGCGCCCGCCTGGGTCGGAGCGGCACTGACCGCGGTCGGGCTGCTCGTCGTGGCGACCGTGGGGCGCAGCGGGCCGCACGACCACGCCGTCTCGACGTCGGGCACCGGGTCGCACACGAATGGTTCCCCCGAGGACGACGACGCCGACGCCGCGCTCGCCGTCGTCCGCTGA
- the holA gene encoding DNA polymerase III subunit delta produces the protein MLVSGAEELLADRAVDRLIGLARERDAGVEVTRLDASEYAAGTLGVVTSPSLFAEDRVVVVAGVERATDELIEDALAYLTAPQQDVTLVLRHAGGQRGKKLLDALRAGDGVVVACEPVKKDADKTAFVTAELRRAGRRANAAAVRALVDAVGSDLRELASACAQLAADTTGAIGVDVVERYYGGRIEATGFRVADAAVEGDAGQAVALLRHALATGVDPVPIVAALAAKLRILAKVAATRGRGSAAVRDLGLAPWQVDRALRDLTRWTPESLAAAITAVAQADAEVKGASRDPEFAVERAVLRVASARSR, from the coding sequence GTGCTCGTGTCCGGCGCCGAGGAGCTTCTCGCCGACCGGGCCGTCGACCGTCTCATCGGGCTGGCCCGTGAGCGCGACGCCGGCGTCGAGGTCACCCGGCTCGACGCGAGCGAGTATGCGGCGGGCACGCTCGGTGTCGTGACGAGCCCGTCGCTCTTCGCCGAGGACCGGGTCGTGGTCGTGGCCGGTGTGGAGCGTGCGACGGACGAGCTGATCGAGGACGCGCTCGCCTACCTCACGGCACCGCAGCAGGACGTCACGCTCGTCCTGCGCCACGCGGGAGGGCAGCGCGGCAAGAAGCTGCTCGACGCCTTGCGCGCCGGTGACGGTGTCGTCGTGGCGTGCGAGCCGGTGAAGAAGGACGCCGACAAGACGGCATTCGTGACGGCGGAGCTTCGCCGCGCGGGGCGTCGTGCGAACGCCGCGGCGGTGCGCGCGCTGGTCGACGCGGTGGGCAGCGACCTGCGTGAGCTCGCGTCGGCGTGCGCCCAGCTCGCGGCCGACACCACCGGTGCGATCGGTGTCGACGTCGTCGAGCGGTACTACGGGGGACGCATCGAGGCAACGGGATTCCGGGTCGCCGACGCGGCTGTCGAGGGGGATGCCGGGCAGGCGGTCGCGCTGCTGAGGCACGCGCTCGCCACCGGGGTCGACCCGGTGCCGATCGTGGCTGCGCTCGCGGCCAAGCTCCGCATCCTCGCCAAGGTCGCGGCGACGCGCGGGCGCGGCTCGGCGGCGGTCCGTGACCTGGGACTCGCACCGTGGCAGGTGGACCGGGCCCTACGGGACCTGACGCGCTGGACGCCCGAGTCGCTCGCGGCGGCGATCACAGCAGTCGCGCAGGCGGATGCCGAGGTCAAGGGTGCGAGCCGCGACCCCGAGTTCGCGGTCGAGCGCGCCGTTCTTCGCGTCGCGTCAGCGCGTTCGCGGTGA
- a CDS encoding DegV family protein, protein MSTDRARSRAAARPPRVAVVTDSTASLPAGEAERWGVVVVPLQVVVGGERHLEGRDLPPAELTAALTHGVRVTTSQPAPAAFAEAYARAAASGAREIVSVHLSGELSGTVRAAQLAALAAPIPVHVVDSRSVVMGLGFAVLSAARLARGGLPVDDDGTSQGYADGAGRAGSTGLIRSLVRRVRHETPSVAMPAEPSADGALVAERARSVAASASAWFLVDSLDHLRRGGRLSATAAALGTVLGLRPILALRGGRIEVAEKVRTRRAARDRLEAIVVAEVRRRGPARVAVHHLGQPEVADGVARQLEAWLGELVQHVEVCEVSAVIGAHVGPGLLAIVVADA, encoded by the coding sequence CTGAGCACCGACCGAGCGCGGTCGCGCGCAGCCGCGCGGCCCCCACGGGTCGCGGTCGTCACCGACTCGACCGCGTCGTTGCCGGCGGGCGAGGCCGAGCGGTGGGGCGTCGTCGTCGTCCCGCTGCAGGTCGTCGTCGGCGGGGAACGCCATCTCGAGGGCCGGGACCTCCCGCCGGCCGAGCTCACGGCGGCGCTGACCCACGGCGTCCGTGTCACGACGTCGCAACCGGCACCGGCCGCCTTCGCCGAGGCCTACGCGCGCGCGGCTGCGTCCGGTGCCCGCGAGATCGTGTCCGTGCACCTGTCGGGTGAGCTCTCGGGGACCGTGCGGGCCGCTCAGCTCGCGGCTCTCGCCGCGCCGATACCCGTGCACGTCGTCGACTCGCGCTCGGTCGTCATGGGCCTCGGGTTCGCGGTGCTGTCGGCTGCCCGGCTGGCCCGGGGTGGACTTCCGGTGGACGACGACGGGACCTCGCAGGGCTATGCCGACGGCGCGGGTCGAGCCGGATCGACCGGCCTGATCCGCAGCCTGGTCAGGCGGGTCCGGCACGAGACACCCTCAGTCGCGATGCCTGCGGAGCCGTCGGCCGACGGTGCGCTCGTCGCCGAACGTGCGCGCTCGGTGGCCGCATCGGCCAGCGCCTGGTTCCTCGTCGACTCCCTCGACCACCTGCGCCGCGGGGGGCGTCTGAGTGCGACCGCGGCGGCGCTCGGCACGGTGCTGGGTCTGCGGCCGATCCTTGCGCTGCGTGGCGGACGCATCGAGGTCGCCGAGAAGGTCCGCACCCGTCGTGCGGCACGCGACAGGCTCGAGGCGATCGTCGTCGCTGAGGTCCGCAGGCGGGGTCCGGCGCGGGTCGCGGTCCACCACCTCGGGCAGCCTGAGGTCGCCGACGGCGTGGCGCGTCAGCTCGAGGCATGGCTGGGCGAGCTGGTCCAGCACGTCGAGGTGTGCGAGGTCAGCGCCGTCATCGGGGCCCACGTCGGCCCAGGGCTGCTCGCGATCGTCGTCGCGGACGCCTGA
- a CDS encoding metallophosphoesterase, with product MTAASDVPAGEPAREAPVRRRLPFWLRVLVPAALALAVSLVVGVTTATAELSLGPHEARYDITTDGGITVDVGPLGTLVMSSPLPLALGVRVTVQEIPASVTSVDASSTLQSLSGDLQGYLQFFSGPQATIHDVTRALLASAARRSLTVLALLVGLWFGGRLALGARRRAELAAPLAPHAHQLAAASLVVVLALTVLTSSVGERDRSSTMSAGSPVFDGTALEGSRVTGRLAGVINTYGTYVLNAYRTNQAFYAGADDAFVAAWTDRQGRIDAAATASTPTPTPSPSADEAADPVGKDEQPITLLLVSDLHCNVGMAPLIRSAAKLSGAKVILDAGDTTIDGTAVEQYCVTTFAEAAPAGVPIVTSPGNHDSKETSAMYGRAGATVLSGEVVTVEGIRILGDSDPNSTRIGAGTTLVGKETAREEASRLADVACDDTDGVDLLLIHNPRVGDEALDRGCVPTQLSGHLHTRVGPLRNGSGVRYVSASTAGALLGEPTVGPLRNTAEMTVLRFDPVNRQIIDYQLIQVRTNGSASVGPRIGWPRPLPVSLPSGIR from the coding sequence ATGACGGCCGCATCCGACGTCCCCGCCGGGGAGCCTGCACGGGAGGCCCCCGTGCGTCGCCGCCTGCCGTTCTGGCTCCGCGTCCTCGTCCCGGCAGCCCTCGCCCTCGCGGTGTCGCTGGTCGTGGGTGTCACGACGGCGACCGCGGAGCTCAGCCTCGGTCCGCACGAGGCCCGGTACGACATCACGACGGACGGCGGGATCACCGTCGACGTCGGCCCGCTGGGCACCCTCGTGATGAGCTCGCCGTTGCCGCTCGCGCTGGGCGTCCGGGTGACGGTCCAGGAGATCCCGGCGTCCGTCACGTCCGTGGACGCCTCGTCGACGCTCCAGTCGCTCAGCGGCGACCTGCAGGGCTATCTGCAGTTCTTCTCGGGGCCGCAGGCGACGATCCATGACGTCACCCGAGCCCTGCTCGCAAGCGCTGCCCGCCGCTCGCTCACGGTCCTGGCGCTGCTCGTCGGGCTCTGGTTCGGCGGGCGGCTCGCCCTCGGCGCGCGGCGTCGTGCCGAGCTGGCAGCGCCGCTGGCCCCCCACGCCCACCAGCTGGCCGCGGCGTCGCTCGTCGTCGTTCTCGCGCTGACCGTCCTCACGTCGAGCGTGGGGGAGCGTGACCGGTCGTCGACCATGAGCGCGGGGTCGCCGGTCTTCGACGGGACAGCGCTCGAGGGGTCCAGGGTCACCGGGCGACTTGCGGGCGTCATCAACACGTACGGCACGTACGTGCTCAACGCCTATCGCACGAACCAGGCGTTCTACGCGGGCGCCGACGACGCGTTCGTCGCCGCCTGGACCGATCGCCAGGGCCGGATCGACGCCGCAGCCACGGCCTCGACACCGACCCCCACCCCGTCGCCCTCAGCCGACGAGGCCGCCGATCCGGTGGGCAAGGATGAGCAGCCGATCACCCTCCTGCTCGTCTCGGACCTGCACTGCAACGTCGGCATGGCGCCTCTGATCCGGTCGGCTGCCAAGCTCTCGGGCGCCAAGGTCATCCTCGACGCCGGCGACACGACGATCGACGGCACAGCGGTCGAGCAGTACTGCGTCACGACGTTCGCGGAGGCCGCGCCCGCTGGGGTGCCGATCGTCACGTCGCCGGGCAACCACGACTCGAAGGAGACCTCGGCGATGTACGGCCGCGCGGGTGCGACGGTCTTGTCGGGGGAGGTCGTCACCGTGGAGGGCATCCGGATCCTCGGCGACAGCGACCCCAACTCCACGCGCATCGGTGCCGGGACCACGCTCGTGGGCAAGGAGACGGCGCGCGAGGAGGCGAGCCGCCTGGCCGACGTCGCGTGCGACGACACGGACGGCGTCGACCTCCTGCTCATCCACAACCCTCGTGTCGGCGACGAGGCGCTCGACCGCGGATGCGTGCCCACCCAGCTGTCGGGGCACCTGCACACCCGCGTGGGGCCCCTGCGCAACGGGAGCGGGGTGCGCTACGTGAGTGCGAGCACGGCGGGCGCGCTGCTGGGGGAGCCGACCGTGGGTCCGTTGCGCAACACCGCCGAGATGACCGTGCTCCGCTTCGACCCGGTGAACCGCCAGATCATCGACTACCAGCTGATCCAGGTCCGCACGAACGGTTCGGCGAGCGTGGGGCCGCGCATCGGATGGCCACGTCCGCTGCCGGTCTCCCTGCCGAGCGGCATCCGCTGA